The Juglans regia cultivar Chandler chromosome 2, Walnut 2.0, whole genome shotgun sequence genome includes a window with the following:
- the LOC108983686 gene encoding COBRA-like protein 10, with product MRTKSSGILRFAWQHAWPFSVTFFMLFVLFYRVEVCHGQDYDDTVPSAPPPEQDNCNGIFLSYTFISRKKEFPHLKNASAQAWAFKSIATILNAGEEELQAWQMFIGFQHKELLVSASGAVLVDSSDFPAAVGNGTYLVGYPMANLKTSIETAEDLDQIQVKVDIIGTQFGVKPPGVPMPKTIRLENDGYRCPAPRRRGPSSMLVCCTKDPKYKAKKLKKTKFLPRQDGDLSLTYDVLQAYPMNYLAQVTIDNNHPLGRLDHWNLTWEWMRGEFISTMRGAYTHKKDGSGCIYGPAGVYYSDLDFSQVMNCDKKPVITDLPPYLANDTQVGKLPYCCRNGTILPKLMDENKAKSIFQLQVYKLPPDLNRTALNPPQKWSIVGVVNPHYKCGPPIRVDPTEFPDPSGIQATISAIASWQVVCNITRPKVKQARCCVSFSAYYNASVIPCNTCACGCKESDTCNQNARAMFLPAEALLVPFANRTEKAKAWAKIKHYPVPNPLPCPDNCGVSINWHIDTDYRNGWTARVTLFNWDDTPFEDWYTAIQMKKAAFPGFEKVYSFNGTSLPDINNTIFFQGLQGLSFLMGETNGTKMNEPRVPGKQQSVISFSKKHTPGLDIQRGDGFPSRVLFNGEECALPLEFPRPGNAGHQSRVHFLAVIFITVTTFMLMTDRFHI from the exons ATGAGAACAAAATCATCAGGAATATTGAGATTTGCATGGCAACATGCATGGCCTTTTTCCGTAACATTTTTCATGCTATTTGTGTTGTTTTATAGAGTTGAGGTTTGTCATGGACAAGACTACGATGACACCGTGCCTTCGGCTCCACCTCCCGAGCAGGACAACTGCAATGGGATCTTCCTCTCGTACACCTTCATTTCCCGCAAGAAGGAATTCCCGCACTTGAAGAACGCGAGCGCACAGGCGTGGGCGTTTAAGTCCATAGCCACTATATTGAATGCCGGGGAGGAGGAGCTCCAGGCGTGGCAGATGTTCATAGGATTTCAGCACAAGGAGTTACTGGTGTCTGCTAGCGGGGCCGTTCTGGTAGACTCGAGTGATTTCCCGGCGGCGGTCGGGAATGGGACGTACCTGGTTGGATATCCCATGGCAAACTTGAAGACCTCGATCGAAACGGCCGAGGATCTTGATCAGATTCAGGTGAAGGTCGATATCATCGGAACGCAATTTGGGGTGAAACCGCCGGGAGTGCCGATGCCAAAGACAATTAGACTTGAAAATGATGGGTATAGATGTCCGGCACCGCGTCGTCGTG GGCCTAGCTCGATGCTAGTATGCTGTACAAAGGATCCAAAATACAAggccaaaaaactaaaaaagacgAAATTCTTGCCTCGTCAGGATGGCGACCTCTCTTTGACATACGACGTGCTCCAAGCCTATCCAATGAACTATCTAGCCCAAGTGACCATCGATAACAATCACCCCTTAGGCCGTCTTGATCACTGGAACTTGACCTGGGAGTGGATGCGAGGAGAGTTCATTTCCACTATGAGAGGAGCCTACACTCACAAAAAGGACGGTTCCGGCTGCATCTATGGTCCTGCAGGCGTTTACTATTCAGATCTCGACTTCTCTCAAGTCATGAACTGTGATAAAAAGCCAGTCATTACTGATCTCCCTCCCTATCTTGCAAATGATACCCAAGTTGGGAAGTTACCTTATTGCTGCAGAAATGGCACCATCTTGCCAAAACTAATGGATGAGAACAAAGCAAAGTCTATTTTCCAATTACAAGTTTATAAGCTCCCTCCCGACTTGAACCGGACTGCTCTCAATCCACCCCAGAAATGGAGTATCGTCGGAGTTGTTAATCCTCACTATAAGTGTGGCCCTCCAATTAGGGTTGATCCAACAGAGTTTCCTGACCCAAGTGGCATTCAGGCTACGATTTCTGCAATTGCAAGTTGGCAAGTGGTATGCAACATTACACGTCCAAAGGTTAAGCAAGCTCGATGTTGTGTTTCGTTTTCCGCATACTACAATGCCAGTGTCATTCCTTGCAACACTTGCGCCTGCGGTTGTAAGGAATCAGACACTTGCAATCAGAATGCCCGCGCAATGTTTCTCCCTGCAGAGGCCCTCCTCGTGCCTTTTGCAAACAGAACGGAGAAAGCAAAAGCCTGGGCTAAAATCAAACACTATCCTGTACCAAACCCATTACCTTGTCCGGATAACTGCGGGGTTAGCATCAATTGGCATATTGACACCGACTACAGGAATGGATGGACAGCTCGAGTTACACTCTTCAACTGGGACGACACCCCTTTTGAGGACTGGTACACTGCGATTCAAATGAAGAAGGCCGCCTTTCCTGGTTTCGAAAAGGTCTACTCCTTCAACGGCACCAGTCTGCCAGATATCAACAATACCATCTTCTTTCAAGGCTTACAGGGTTTGAGTTTCTTGATGGGAGAGACAAATGGGACTAAAATGAATGAGCCAAGAGTGCCCGGAAAGCAGCAATCAGTGATATCATTCTCAAAGAAACACACGCCGGGTTTAGATATCCAACGTGGTGATGGATTCCCGTCAAGAGTGCTTTTCAATGGGGAAGAATGTGCGCTTCCCCTCGAATTTCCCCGGCCAGGAAATGCAGGGCATCAGTCTCGTGTTCACTTCCTGGCTGTAATATTCATCACCGTCACCACTTTTATGCTGATGACAGATCGCTTCCATATATGA